One region of Anaeromyxobacter paludicola genomic DNA includes:
- a CDS encoding DUF4337 family protein, which yields MPDEPEIDTDALRERIDEELEREGGGLLRRIALTTAILAALAAITSLRAGATVNEALRLETEATRLQAEASDGWAHFQAKGVKGAVQDAVAAAWLAAGKTPPPAAADARMRYADEQEELAAKAREKERARDERTAEAGHLMHLHHRFALGVALFQVAIALGAVAALARSRLVWRVSLALGLGGLAAALAGLAG from the coding sequence ATGCCGGACGAGCCCGAGATCGACACCGACGCCCTCCGCGAGAGGATCGACGAGGAGCTGGAGCGGGAGGGCGGCGGGCTCTTGCGCCGCATCGCCCTCACCACGGCGATCCTGGCGGCGCTCGCCGCCATCACCTCGCTGCGCGCCGGCGCCACGGTCAACGAGGCGCTCCGGCTGGAGACCGAGGCCACGCGGCTGCAGGCCGAGGCCTCCGACGGCTGGGCCCACTTCCAGGCCAAGGGCGTGAAGGGGGCGGTGCAGGACGCCGTCGCGGCCGCCTGGCTCGCCGCCGGCAAGACCCCGCCCCCCGCCGCCGCCGACGCCCGGATGCGCTACGCCGACGAGCAGGAGGAGCTGGCCGCGAAGGCCCGGGAGAAGGAGCGGGCCCGCGACGAGCGGACCGCCGAGGCGGGCCACCTCATGCACCTCCACCACCGGTTCGCCCTCGGGGTGGCGCTGTTCCAGGTCGCCATCGCGCTCGGCGCGGTGGCGGCGCTGGCGCGCAGCCGGCTGGTCTGGCGCGTCTCGCTGGCGCTCGGCCTGGGCGGGCTCGCCGCGGCGCTCGCGGGGCTCGCGGGCTAG
- a CDS encoding carbohydrate porin, with the protein MRRLVPVLPVTLALALAAAPARAASEGDDAPWLVGGQATLVGLLVPGLRSPYGDPALSFGGATGHAGWSSVVTLFGGLRLWEGATAVVEPEYANGSGVPNVSGISGYPDANMIRVVRVGASPYVARAFLHQDLALGPREEGPAPAADAPESRFAPTGPLALRRARPASRVEVTVGKFALNDFFDAASASGDPRHRFMNWALMTNGAWDFAADTRGYTWGAAVGLEQPRFAVRAAVALMPTVPNGPELDGDLAHARSEVVELEWRHDLLGRPGAVKLLGFLNHARMGSYAAALAAGAGGVPSLDGTRRRGATKYGLGLLVDQQAGPASVFLRASFDDGANETFAFTEIDRAVSGGAELPGALWGRAGDRVGLAVAASGLSADHAAYLARGGKGFQLGDGRLSYAWEVVAEGYYALRVTEQAELSADVQGIWNPGMNADRGPALALAGRLHLHF; encoded by the coding sequence GTGCGCCGCCTCGTCCCCGTCCTCCCGGTCACCCTCGCGCTGGCGCTCGCCGCCGCGCCCGCGCGCGCCGCCTCGGAGGGGGACGACGCGCCGTGGCTCGTGGGCGGCCAGGCCACCCTCGTCGGGCTGCTCGTCCCGGGGCTCCGCTCGCCCTACGGCGACCCGGCGCTCAGCTTCGGCGGCGCGACGGGGCACGCGGGCTGGTCCTCCGTCGTGACCCTCTTCGGCGGCCTGCGGCTCTGGGAGGGCGCCACGGCGGTGGTCGAGCCCGAGTACGCCAACGGCAGCGGCGTCCCGAACGTGAGCGGGATCTCCGGCTACCCGGACGCCAACATGATCCGGGTGGTGAGGGTCGGCGCCTCGCCCTACGTGGCCCGCGCCTTCCTCCACCAGGACCTCGCGCTCGGGCCGCGCGAGGAGGGTCCGGCGCCGGCCGCCGACGCGCCCGAGTCGCGCTTCGCGCCCACCGGCCCGCTGGCGCTCCGCCGGGCGCGCCCCGCCTCGCGCGTCGAGGTCACGGTGGGCAAGTTCGCCCTGAACGACTTCTTCGACGCGGCGAGCGCCTCCGGCGATCCGCGCCACCGCTTCATGAACTGGGCGCTCATGACGAACGGCGCCTGGGACTTCGCCGCCGACACCCGCGGCTACACCTGGGGGGCGGCGGTCGGGCTCGAGCAGCCGCGGTTCGCGGTCCGCGCCGCCGTGGCGCTCATGCCGACCGTGCCGAACGGCCCCGAGCTCGACGGCGACCTCGCCCACGCGAGGAGCGAGGTGGTGGAGCTCGAGTGGCGCCACGACCTCCTCGGCCGGCCGGGGGCGGTGAAGCTGCTCGGGTTCCTGAACCACGCCCGGATGGGCAGCTACGCCGCCGCGCTCGCGGCCGGCGCCGGGGGCGTGCCCTCGCTCGACGGGACCCGCCGCCGGGGCGCGACCAAGTACGGGCTCGGGCTCCTCGTGGATCAGCAGGCCGGGCCGGCCTCCGTCTTCCTGCGGGCGAGCTTCGACGACGGCGCGAACGAGACCTTCGCCTTCACCGAGATCGACCGCGCCGTGAGCGGCGGGGCGGAGCTGCCGGGCGCGCTCTGGGGGCGCGCCGGCGACCGCGTCGGCCTGGCCGTCGCCGCGAGCGGCCTCTCGGCCGACCACGCCGCCTACCTCGCCCGCGGCGGCAAGGGCTTCCAGCTCGGCGACGGGCGGCTCTCCTACGCCTGGGAGGTGGTGGCCGAGGGCTACTACGCGCTCCGCGTCACGGAGCAGGCGGAGCTCTCGGCCGACGTGCAGGGCATCTGGAACCCCGGCATGAACGCCGACCGCGGCCCGGCCCTCGCCCTGGCCGGCCGCCTCCACCTGCACTTCTGA
- a CDS encoding putative metalloprotease CJM1_0395 family protein, translating to MESAISTSALQAAYGIATRDDPRLAAPAADVATLAAPTDRVTLSDEARAAAARKDPNPQRGGDLGKGDGRSLTPEQQAEVLKLSARDAHVRQHEAAHQAAGAGLTGGASFSYQTGPDGRSYAVGGEVPIRLAAGRTPSETIANARRVRAAALAPSDPSGADLSIASAASQLEQEAEAQERSDAAQGASGKARAATDAYARVATAA from the coding sequence TTGGAGAGCGCCATCTCCACCTCGGCCCTCCAGGCCGCCTACGGGATCGCCACGCGCGACGACCCGCGCCTCGCCGCGCCCGCGGCGGACGTGGCCACGCTCGCCGCGCCCACCGATCGCGTCACCCTCTCCGACGAGGCCCGCGCGGCCGCGGCGCGGAAGGACCCCAACCCGCAGCGCGGCGGCGACCTCGGGAAGGGCGACGGGCGGTCGCTCACGCCGGAGCAGCAGGCGGAGGTGCTCAAGCTCTCGGCGCGCGACGCGCACGTGCGGCAGCACGAGGCGGCGCACCAGGCCGCGGGCGCCGGGCTGACGGGCGGCGCCTCCTTCAGCTACCAGACCGGCCCGGACGGCCGGAGCTACGCCGTCGGCGGCGAGGTCCCCATCCGGCTCGCCGCCGGGCGCACGCCGAGCGAGACCATCGCCAACGCGCGCCGGGTCCGGGCCGCCGCGCTGGCCCCCAGCGACCCCTCCGGCGCCGACCTCTCGATCGCCTCGGCGGCGTCCCAGCTGGAGCAGGAGGCCGAGGCGCAGGAGCGGAGCGACGCCGCGCAGGGGGCGAGCGGCAAGGCCCGCGCCGCCACCGACGCCTACGCGCGCGTGGCCACGGCTGCCTGA
- a CDS encoding response regulator transcription factor: protein MGCPRVLVVESDAAIREVLRECLEAEGYPVCPAADYGEARRMVEAGCSPVAVILDVAFPLDGALGTLRLLRETEWVHEAPLLLTTAFPVPAGARATAPVLEKPYELATLLATLRAVLAAPRRDASLGLPALPA from the coding sequence ATGGGGTGCCCCAGGGTGCTGGTCGTCGAGTCGGACGCGGCGATCCGCGAGGTGCTGCGCGAGTGCCTCGAAGCCGAGGGGTACCCGGTCTGCCCCGCCGCCGACTACGGGGAGGCCCGCAGGATGGTCGAGGCCGGCTGCTCGCCGGTGGCGGTGATCCTCGACGTCGCCTTCCCGCTCGACGGGGCGCTCGGCACGCTGCGCCTGCTGCGCGAGACCGAGTGGGTCCACGAGGCGCCGCTGCTCCTCACCACCGCCTTCCCGGTGCCCGCCGGCGCGCGCGCCACGGCGCCGGTGCTCGAGAAGCCCTACGAGCTCGCCACGCTGCTCGCGACGCTCCGGGCGGTCCTCGCCGCCCCGCGGCGCGACGCGTCGCTCGGCCTCCCCGCCCTGCCCGCCTGA
- a CDS encoding hybrid sensor histidine kinase/response regulator, with protein MSAGPRPDPAFSAMAFDMVGNVLGRADNPGELSRYLAEEIRELTGAQCVILLQCPAPGEAAPHRLLDVNPARRRAWAESAAAHRIYGLAHEVRRPCLWRAEAGGEPERLLAGSGFALSLVVPLQVGPFRVGALLVLGDPDEAHAEQVLELLGTLSTVVALVLRSGFLYERQEQVIAERTRALTEANQALREHRDRFELALSGTHFVWDWDLEARRLTISEEWVRARGGTEHAFAGAPRVLLSAIVHPDDLPDTLARIEPLARGEVPELEAEFRSTFPDGELRWILVRGRTSRRAPDGRALRATGVFTDVTRRREQQAQLERTERMASLGTLAAGVAHEINNPLAYVTGNLEFVAGRLRAGAAVTSDVLAAIDEAREGSSRVREVVRSLKAFSAPATGRRAPVDVAGELQAALRLARNEIKHRARLTVELGPMPPVECGQHELGQAFLNLLVNAAQAMPEGRAGENEIRVSAGTDALGRARVTIRDTGVGIPAALLPRIFQPFFTTKPQGVGTGLGLAICHGIVQAAGGTIEVQSAVGVGSTFHVVLPPAPPAAGAEPREPAPPPPSRARVLVVDDEPLVARVASRLLSPAHEVTVAHSGTQALARVEGGERFDVVLCDLMMPDVSGMELYERLGRCAPELRERLVFITGGAFTATARDFLASVGNRCLEKPFDAEAIRAAVAEVIRKGGARSG; from the coding sequence ATGAGCGCCGGACCGCGCCCCGACCCGGCCTTCTCGGCGATGGCGTTCGACATGGTCGGCAACGTCCTCGGCCGCGCGGACAACCCGGGCGAGCTGTCGCGCTACCTCGCGGAGGAGATCCGGGAGCTGACCGGGGCGCAGTGCGTGATCCTCCTGCAGTGCCCGGCGCCGGGCGAGGCCGCCCCGCACCGGCTGCTCGACGTGAACCCGGCGCGGCGGCGGGCGTGGGCGGAGTCGGCGGCGGCGCACCGGATCTACGGCCTCGCGCACGAGGTGCGGCGCCCCTGCCTCTGGCGGGCCGAGGCCGGCGGCGAGCCCGAGCGGCTCCTCGCCGGGAGCGGCTTCGCGCTGTCGCTCGTGGTCCCGCTGCAGGTGGGGCCGTTCCGCGTCGGCGCGCTCCTCGTCCTCGGGGACCCCGACGAGGCGCACGCGGAGCAGGTGCTCGAGCTGCTGGGCACGCTCTCCACCGTGGTGGCCCTGGTGCTCCGGAGCGGCTTCCTCTACGAGCGCCAGGAGCAGGTCATCGCCGAGCGGACGCGGGCGCTCACCGAGGCCAACCAGGCCCTGCGCGAGCACCGCGACCGCTTCGAGCTGGCGCTCTCCGGGACGCACTTCGTCTGGGACTGGGACCTCGAGGCCAGGCGGCTCACCATCTCCGAGGAGTGGGTGCGGGCGCGCGGCGGGACCGAGCACGCCTTCGCCGGCGCGCCCCGGGTGCTGCTCTCCGCGATCGTGCACCCGGACGACCTCCCCGACACCCTGGCCCGGATCGAGCCGCTCGCCCGGGGTGAGGTGCCGGAGCTGGAGGCCGAGTTCCGCAGCACCTTCCCCGACGGCGAGCTGCGCTGGATCCTGGTGCGCGGGCGGACCAGCCGGCGGGCGCCGGACGGGCGCGCGCTCCGGGCCACCGGCGTCTTCACCGACGTCACGCGTCGGCGCGAGCAGCAGGCCCAGCTCGAGCGGACCGAGCGCATGGCCAGCCTGGGCACGCTCGCGGCCGGGGTGGCGCACGAGATCAACAACCCGCTCGCCTACGTCACCGGCAACCTCGAGTTCGTGGCCGGACGGCTGCGCGCCGGCGCCGCCGTGACGAGCGACGTGCTCGCGGCGATCGACGAGGCGCGCGAGGGGTCCTCGCGCGTCCGCGAGGTGGTGCGGAGCCTGAAGGCCTTCTCGGCCCCGGCGACCGGGCGGCGCGCCCCGGTGGACGTGGCGGGCGAGCTCCAGGCGGCCCTGCGGCTCGCCCGCAACGAGATCAAGCACCGGGCCCGGCTCACCGTCGAGCTCGGCCCCATGCCGCCGGTGGAGTGCGGCCAGCACGAGCTCGGGCAGGCCTTCCTCAACCTGCTCGTGAACGCCGCGCAGGCGATGCCGGAGGGTCGCGCCGGCGAGAACGAGATCCGGGTGTCGGCCGGGACCGACGCGCTCGGCCGGGCGCGGGTGACCATCCGCGACACCGGCGTCGGGATCCCGGCGGCGCTCCTCCCCCGCATCTTCCAGCCGTTCTTCACCACCAAGCCGCAGGGCGTCGGCACCGGCCTCGGGCTCGCCATCTGCCACGGCATCGTGCAGGCGGCGGGCGGCACCATCGAGGTGCAGAGCGCGGTCGGCGTGGGCTCCACCTTCCACGTCGTGCTCCCGCCGGCGCCGCCGGCCGCCGGCGCCGAGCCCCGCGAGCCGGCCCCCCCGCCGCCGTCCCGCGCCCGCGTGCTGGTGGTGGACGACGAGCCGCTCGTGGCCCGGGTGGCGAGCCGGCTGCTCTCGCCGGCCCACGAGGTGACGGTGGCCCACTCCGGGACGCAGGCGCTGGCGCGCGTCGAGGGTGGCGAGCGGTTCGACGTGGTGCTCTGCGACCTCATGATGCCCGACGTGAGCGGGATGGAGCTCTACGAGCGGCTCGGCCGGTGCGCGCCGGAGCTCCGCGAGCGGCTGGTCTTCATCACCGGCGGCGCCTTCACCGCCACCGCCCGCGACTTCCTCGCGAGCGTGGGCAACCGCTGCCTCGAGAAGCCGTTCGACGCCGAGGCGATCCGGGCGGCGGTGGCTGAGGTGATCCGGAAGGGCGGCGCGCGCTCCGGGTAG
- a CDS encoding cobalamin B12-binding domain-containing protein, with translation MDIRQALVDAVRRADRAGANALLEEWEREHGHARLLGEVLEPTLRAIGEEWSTADTFTVAQVYVAAKVAGDALQRIAERAPRSAAPASRGAVIIGNVEEDFHSLGRRLLGTFLSTEGWSVRDLGNDVPAGTFVDEALAAGARVIGVSAMMLTTARNIARVREEIDRRGLRGRLQLAVGGAVFLVRPGLVEEVGGDGTASNALGAAELFERLWARSLAAEGA, from the coding sequence ATGGACATCCGCCAGGCCCTCGTGGACGCCGTCCGGCGCGCCGACCGCGCTGGCGCCAACGCGCTCCTCGAGGAGTGGGAGCGGGAGCACGGGCACGCGCGGCTCCTGGGCGAGGTGCTCGAGCCGACGCTCCGCGCCATCGGCGAGGAGTGGAGCACCGCCGACACCTTCACCGTCGCGCAGGTCTACGTGGCCGCCAAGGTGGCCGGCGACGCCCTGCAGCGGATCGCCGAGCGCGCGCCGCGCAGCGCCGCACCGGCGTCCCGGGGCGCGGTGATCATCGGGAACGTCGAGGAGGACTTCCACTCGCTCGGCCGGCGCCTCCTCGGGACGTTCCTCTCCACCGAGGGCTGGTCGGTGCGCGACCTCGGGAACGACGTCCCGGCCGGCACCTTCGTGGACGAGGCGCTGGCGGCGGGGGCCCGGGTGATCGGCGTGTCCGCCATGATGCTCACCACCGCGCGCAACATCGCCCGCGTCCGCGAGGAGATCGACCGGCGGGGGCTCCGGGGCCGGCTGCAGCTCGCGGTGGGCGGCGCGGTGTTCCTGGTCCGGCCCGGCCTCGTCGAGGAGGTGGGCGGCGACGGCACCGCCTCCAACGCGCTCGGCGCCGCGGAGCTGTTCGAGCGGCTCTGGGCCCGGTCGCTCGCGGCGGAGGGCGCGTGA
- a CDS encoding DUF1638 domain-containing protein, with protein MSAPATMLVTCSVYEREVEALRQVRWPWAVHRRVSSMLHMRPQKLERHLAAALDDARAGSRVVLVYGDCCPAMASLEGRPGVARTRALNCCELLLGADAYRQLSREGAFFLLHEWAERWPEVFQQELGLDLAQARELMTDLHRKLVYLDTGLAPVPEAVLAACAAFAGLPCEVRPTPLDHLAGRIDDALRRLGAGEAA; from the coding sequence GTGAGCGCGCCCGCGACGATGCTCGTCACCTGCTCGGTCTACGAGCGCGAGGTCGAGGCCCTCCGGCAGGTCCGCTGGCCCTGGGCCGTCCACCGGCGCGTGAGCTCGATGCTCCACATGCGGCCGCAGAAGCTCGAGCGCCACCTCGCGGCGGCCCTCGACGACGCGCGCGCCGGGAGCCGGGTGGTGCTCGTCTACGGCGACTGCTGCCCCGCGATGGCCTCGCTCGAGGGCCGCCCCGGGGTGGCGCGCACGCGGGCCCTCAACTGCTGCGAGCTCCTGCTCGGCGCGGACGCCTACCGCCAGCTCTCGCGCGAGGGGGCCTTCTTCCTCCTGCACGAGTGGGCCGAGCGCTGGCCCGAGGTCTTCCAGCAGGAGCTCGGGCTCGACCTCGCGCAGGCGCGCGAGCTCATGACCGACCTCCACCGGAAGCTCGTCTACCTCGACACCGGGCTGGCGCCGGTCCCGGAGGCGGTCCTCGCCGCGTGCGCCGCCTTCGCCGGCCTGCCGTGCGAGGTGCGCCCCACCCCTCTCGACCACCTGGCCGGGCGGATCGACGACGCGCTGCGCCGGCTCGGCGCCGGGGAGGCGGCATGA
- a CDS encoding uroporphyrinogen decarboxylase family protein — MTGLERVLATLAGQPRDRHAFAPVLSLYGARLAGTPLPVHYRDAAAYARGQAAVREAFDPDVLFAPFSFAGLAEALGSELRFFDAQPPNVRRPALRDAHSWDPRALPDPDAHPSLLFLREAVRRMAAEHGREVPVAVALPPPADLPALAMGLEAWMDAVLFDRPRAEAILEDVIPFLARLANALFADGAALLVLPGGFTAQNVVTREIVEGFSRPALARALALLRGPAILHHVGAPLLGHLDLLTGLPAVAGYAIDERDSPERARAAIGPDPVLLTGPASTRLPGLAPAQAAAEVRALLASRRGDPRFLPCTTGADVPWDVEPAAIAAMSAEVARSGGVP; from the coding sequence GTGACGGGGCTCGAGCGGGTCCTCGCCACGCTCGCCGGCCAGCCGCGCGACCGGCACGCCTTCGCGCCGGTGCTGAGCCTGTACGGCGCCCGGCTCGCGGGGACGCCCCTCCCCGTCCACTACCGCGACGCGGCGGCCTACGCCCGGGGGCAGGCGGCGGTGCGGGAGGCCTTCGATCCCGACGTCCTCTTCGCCCCGTTCTCGTTCGCGGGGCTCGCCGAGGCGCTCGGGAGCGAGCTGCGCTTCTTCGACGCGCAGCCCCCCAACGTGCGCCGCCCGGCGCTCCGCGACGCCCATTCCTGGGACCCGCGGGCGCTGCCCGACCCCGACGCCCACCCCTCCCTCCTCTTCCTGCGCGAGGCGGTGCGCCGCATGGCGGCCGAGCACGGGCGCGAGGTGCCGGTTGCGGTGGCGCTGCCGCCGCCCGCGGACCTGCCGGCGCTCGCGATGGGGCTCGAGGCCTGGATGGACGCGGTGCTGTTCGACCGCCCGCGGGCCGAGGCGATCCTCGAGGACGTGATCCCGTTCCTGGCCCGCCTCGCGAACGCCCTCTTCGCCGACGGCGCCGCCCTGCTCGTGCTCCCGGGCGGCTTCACCGCGCAGAACGTGGTGACGCGGGAGATCGTCGAGGGCTTCTCGCGGCCGGCGCTGGCGCGGGCGCTGGCGCTCCTGCGCGGCCCGGCCATCCTGCACCACGTCGGCGCGCCGCTGCTCGGCCACCTCGACCTCCTCACCGGGCTGCCGGCGGTGGCCGGGTACGCCATCGACGAGCGCGACTCGCCGGAGCGGGCCCGGGCGGCGATCGGCCCGGACCCGGTGCTCCTCACCGGTCCCGCCTCCACCCGCCTCCCGGGCCTCGCGCCGGCGCAGGCCGCGGCCGAGGTGCGGGCGCTGCTCGCCTCGCGCCGCGGCGATCCCCGCTTCCTGCCCTGCACCACCGGCGCCGACGTGCCCTGGGACGTCGAGCCGGCGGCGATCGCGGCCATGTCGGCCGAGGTGGCGCGGTCCGGAGGCGTCCCGTGA
- a CDS encoding PAS domain-containing protein, translating into MDLDRICREIVEGSPDAIILGDAQGVIRLWNAGAEAIFGYTAAEAVGQSMDLIIPERLRARHWDGYDRVMATGQSRYGKGELLAVPALAKDGRTLSIEFTIQMLRDEAGAILGPAAVIRDVTRRFQREKELGKRLKELEARAAGREPAA; encoded by the coding sequence ATGGACCTCGATCGGATCTGTCGCGAGATCGTGGAGGGCTCTCCCGACGCGATCATCCTGGGCGACGCCCAGGGCGTCATCCGGCTCTGGAACGCCGGCGCCGAGGCGATCTTCGGCTACACCGCCGCCGAGGCGGTGGGCCAGTCGATGGACCTCATCATCCCGGAGCGGCTGCGGGCCCGGCACTGGGACGGCTACGACCGGGTGATGGCGACGGGCCAGTCGCGCTACGGCAAGGGCGAGCTCCTGGCGGTGCCGGCCCTCGCCAAGGACGGCCGGACCCTCTCCATCGAGTTCACCATCCAGATGCTGCGCGACGAGGCCGGCGCCATCCTCGGGCCGGCGGCGGTCATCCGCGACGTCACCCGGCGCTTCCAGCGCGAGAAGGAGCTCGGGAAGCGGCTCAAGGAGCTCGAGGCGCGCGCCGCCGGGCGCGAGCCAGCGGCCTAG
- a CDS encoding aldolase/citrate lyase/malate synthase family protein — MVRADILQQFPELFGTRQVNGRQVNVEETIAALTRELRPAIAEALNARRELLAENVPVTRKYAWAGWDETFEDPAGGKPWTFRQIVQGMLDNAAGRESPWRWRLNDEVPIPEHVHPSRNPGLELTGPWHPLDMAFNALNSPAPMNMPDFEDASPSHFTPEGAAAGEPVGVFAALRNAREIFEGKWNDRPYEVEKKGKTRQYRISKPPARWPTRLARPPSLHVLYEHVQVDGAPAPGLVVVATLWALGNFDALRRSGSGVYFYIPKLQSPREALVVERLLSRLEETLGVPAGTLKAKMLYEEGNAGRVLPAIVWTLRRRLLGTNVGRWDYLGSLIEMWKDDPEGVFPDPQSIGMATPNMIAYQRYNAQLMLMAGMKDGALSNGAPIGGMAAVMIYQPSDPYGRSRYNPLALRAMAIDKLRERILGLQLVPEGPLPGAAPTLAGILAGEAKGTLHDAYRQSWVASPEPEYVAAGNAPLRAPIGELQALLDAPRQTVEVAGKPVPTVASGLSDAERSLLQSRGLLDAEGRITPAVIRPEALASPEAFLTPELWSAIYRVPKGDVTIAHVQHAFYMAANYGFQILNGNFAAAIDDYELKLRFMNDLATYRINVSWLWTLVRHEARITRDGHLLRQALTEDGVVLAAPAEEVKAGSRFTRALFDKVFAYHDEWTAAFFAEQDRKGAAGRFDRSKAPVIMELLKRQLLSPRYIQHSARVLFVVGEAPAAEREPILEAVFDLGREELLAKVRAGERTERLLKLRDYVYDVCL, encoded by the coding sequence ATGGTCCGAGCGGACATCCTCCAGCAGTTCCCCGAGCTCTTCGGGACCCGGCAGGTGAACGGACGGCAGGTGAACGTCGAGGAGACGATCGCCGCCCTCACCCGCGAGCTGCGCCCGGCCATCGCCGAGGCGCTCAACGCCCGCCGCGAGCTGCTCGCCGAGAACGTGCCGGTGACGCGCAAGTACGCCTGGGCCGGGTGGGACGAGACGTTCGAGGATCCCGCCGGCGGGAAGCCGTGGACCTTCCGCCAGATCGTGCAGGGCATGCTCGACAACGCCGCCGGCCGCGAGAGCCCGTGGCGCTGGCGGCTCAACGACGAGGTGCCGATCCCGGAGCACGTCCACCCCTCGCGCAACCCCGGGCTCGAGCTGACCGGCCCGTGGCACCCGCTCGACATGGCCTTCAACGCGCTCAACAGCCCGGCGCCGATGAACATGCCGGACTTCGAGGACGCCTCGCCCTCGCACTTCACGCCCGAGGGCGCCGCCGCCGGCGAGCCGGTGGGCGTCTTCGCCGCGCTCCGGAACGCGCGGGAGATCTTCGAGGGCAAGTGGAACGACCGGCCCTACGAGGTGGAGAAGAAGGGGAAGACCCGCCAGTACCGGATCTCGAAGCCGCCCGCGCGGTGGCCGACGCGGCTGGCGCGCCCGCCGAGCCTCCACGTGCTGTACGAGCACGTGCAGGTGGACGGGGCGCCGGCGCCGGGCCTGGTGGTGGTCGCGACGCTCTGGGCGCTCGGCAACTTCGACGCCCTGCGGAGGAGCGGCAGCGGGGTCTACTTCTACATCCCCAAGCTCCAGTCCCCGCGCGAGGCGCTGGTGGTCGAGCGGCTCCTCTCGCGGCTCGAGGAGACCCTCGGCGTCCCCGCGGGCACGCTCAAGGCGAAGATGCTCTACGAGGAGGGGAACGCCGGGCGCGTCCTGCCGGCCATCGTCTGGACGCTGCGGCGGCGCCTGCTCGGCACCAACGTGGGCCGCTGGGACTACCTCGGCAGCCTCATCGAGATGTGGAAGGACGACCCCGAGGGCGTCTTCCCCGATCCGCAGTCGATCGGCATGGCGACGCCCAACATGATCGCCTACCAGCGCTACAACGCGCAGCTCATGCTGATGGCCGGCATGAAGGACGGCGCCCTCTCGAACGGCGCGCCCATCGGCGGCATGGCCGCGGTCATGATCTACCAGCCGTCCGATCCCTACGGCCGCTCGCGCTACAACCCGCTCGCGCTCCGGGCCATGGCCATCGACAAGCTGCGCGAGCGGATCCTCGGGCTGCAGCTCGTGCCGGAGGGACCGCTCCCCGGCGCCGCCCCCACGCTCGCCGGGATCCTCGCCGGGGAGGCGAAGGGGACGCTCCACGACGCCTACCGCCAGAGCTGGGTGGCGAGCCCGGAGCCGGAGTACGTGGCGGCCGGCAACGCGCCCCTGCGCGCGCCCATCGGCGAGCTGCAGGCGCTCCTCGACGCCCCGCGCCAGACGGTGGAGGTGGCGGGGAAGCCGGTGCCCACGGTGGCGAGCGGGCTCTCCGACGCGGAGCGCAGCCTGCTCCAGTCGCGCGGGCTCCTCGACGCGGAGGGCCGGATCACCCCGGCGGTGATCCGCCCCGAGGCGCTCGCCTCGCCCGAGGCGTTCCTCACGCCGGAGCTCTGGAGCGCCATCTACCGGGTGCCGAAGGGGGACGTGACCATCGCCCACGTGCAGCACGCCTTCTACATGGCGGCCAACTACGGCTTCCAGATCCTGAACGGCAACTTCGCGGCGGCCATCGACGACTACGAGCTCAAGCTCCGCTTCATGAACGACCTCGCCACCTACCGCATCAACGTGTCCTGGCTCTGGACGCTGGTGCGGCACGAGGCGCGGATCACCAGGGACGGCCACCTGCTGCGGCAGGCGCTCACCGAGGACGGCGTGGTGCTGGCCGCGCCCGCCGAGGAGGTGAAGGCCGGGAGCCGCTTCACCCGGGCGCTCTTCGACAAGGTCTTCGCCTACCACGACGAGTGGACGGCGGCCTTCTTCGCCGAGCAGGATCGCAAGGGCGCGGCCGGCCGGTTCGACCGCTCCAAGGCGCCGGTGATCATGGAGCTCCTCAAGCGGCAGCTCCTCTCGCCGCGCTACATCCAGCACAGCGCCCGCGTGCTCTTCGTGGTGGGCGAGGCGCCTGCGGCGGAGCGGGAGCCGATCCTCGAGGCGGTGTTCGACCTCGGGCGCGAGGAGCTGCTCGCGAAGGTCCGCGCGGGGGAGCGGACGGAGCGGCTGCTGAAGCTGCGCGACTACGTGTACGACGTCTGCCTGTAG